The nucleotide window ATACTATTTCACGAATATATACATAGGTAACTTTCAAATCAAGATATTTGTGCTTGTCTTTTTCGTGTTTTTTCTTGAATTTTGAAACATACAGTTAcctcttttttttcttatttATAAAAGTGGGTACCCTGAAATTCATGATTATTTTAGGATTATGTTTGCAGCCTCTTTTTTTACAATGGGTGCCCACGTCGATTCCCATTAAAGAAGCAGCTAAATTCTGCAGTCGTACAAAACATAAGCAAAGAAAAGACAATCATCTTCCGAATCTAAATAGTCTGTTTCACTAATTtatttatctcaacatgcaaCATGTGGAAAAGGGCATACCTCAACATACAACCATACAGACTAAGCCCACCTCAACTTGCAAACATCCATGAGTATTATGCTATTCATATTTAATAAATATTTTACAACTATATATAATAATGAAACACAATAAGTCATATGTATTTTCAGTTTTCATTATCATATTAGTACTCTGAACTTTTCATGTTCCACACAGCCAAAAATCACTGAAATATATTGCCAAATATTTCTTTAAAAACATGTGGGCTATCATTTAGTTCTACTAGTGTTTATGCTGTTTTTATTTAGCTGGTAAAGTAGAGAAGATTTCAGTTACTCCCTCCATACGGCAAATATATATACATATAATTTTGGAACTTTGACTGTAAATATTGTTTCAAATGTAATCTGTCCGGAAAGTACATTTATAATATAAAAAAATTATGTTTCATATATAATATAGAAAAATAAATAATGTTCAATAAAAAATCTAGATAGCCATGCTAGTAAGCAAAATGGCATGTATATTTAATATGGAGGGAATATATATCACTGGAGATGCCCAGGACATATACCAAAGTCCACATGATCGTCTGATATGTGCTAGTATTATGCTCTCCGCGCCAACTCTCTTTTTTGACGTGCACGGGACATGATGAGAATCTGCACGGGGCGCAACAATAATGCTTCTAGGCAGCGTGTCACCATTTCCTCACTGCATCAACAGTGTGCAATCATCCGTTGATTGATGCATCAGTTGCACAACTTGCTGTCCGATATCCAGCTGTTTTTTTCACCCGACGGGTATCCAGTTGCTTTTGTTGGTGAAATATCGTACTTGGGCTGTGTGCCGTCTCTCGAGATTGTGGCAAAACGTGCTTGGTCTAAAGCATGTGAGTGGACAACTCACTGGCAGCAAAGCTATTGCAGTCCTTGATCTGCATGACAAGGCTAAGAAAATTACTTTACTCATTCAGTCAGATGAAGCAAGCGACAGTTTAATCGATATCTCGGGTGCATCTTGAGTGCTCTGGTCAGCAATGCAACTCAGGTGTAGTAGTATACAACAGAAATGAAATCAATTAACTTTGATTGAACTTACAAAATGAAACTCGTCGGCAACTTACAAAACATGCTCACTGTCAAAGAAACATTGCACTCTTTAATTTGATCTGCATGACATGGCCAGGACAGTTAGCATTCAGAGACTAGCGACAGGCGACAGTTTCATCAATTCATCAGTATGAACTTATATGCTGTTCCCAGTTGAGTACAGGTAGTACATCTCGAGTGCTCTGGTCAGCAATGTAACTCAAGTGTAGTATACAACAGAAATGAAATGAATTGACTTTGGTTGAAGTTACAAAACGAAACTCATCATCAGCTATACCCCAACTCCACTGAAGCCTATGGAAACGGTGCCACATAAACGAAACAACCCAAACAAACGCTCTAATTAATCCTGCAGCTGGTCAAGCGCCTTGAGGAGGAATGGCTTGAATCTGGTGACATTCACCATGACGTCCTGCTTCATGACGATCTCGGCGAGCGCCGGCCACCCCTGCGCGTGGATCTGCATGGGGTTCTTGAAGACGTAGTGGTCGCGGGAGTACTTGTCCTTGAGCGTCGTCTCCTCCTCGGACACGTAGTACTCGACGTAGCGGAGCTGCATGTCGCGCGCCGGCTGCCCGTAGAAGTTGGTGGCCATCCAGTCCATCTTGCCCCACGGCACGATCTGCACCAGCACGGCGCCGGTCGGCAGGAAGATCTGGTTGGTCAGCCCGGCGCCGTGCACCGCCAGGAGCACGTCGGCGGCGTTGACCGTCGCGGCGAAGGCGCGCACGTCGGCGCCGGCCTCGGCCACGGTGACCTCGAACCCCAGCTCCTCGCAGAGGGCCTGGACGGCGCGCAGGTTGAGCAGCTTGCGCGTGCCCTTGCGCTCGATCATGAGCATCTTGGGCCTGACGGCCGTCTTGTCGCCGAGCACCGCGGGGGCGTCCCGCGGCAGGCCGAAGGCGCGGCGGAGGAACCGGTTGTAGTCGACCATGGTGAGGTTGCGCGGGTTGCGGGTCGGGTGCGGGCCGATGATGAGGTCGCGGTCGCGGTACAGCCCGAGCTGCCCGCCGGGGAAGCAGTGCACGTCCGCCTCCTTGTCGAAGTTGATCACCTCGTAGTTGGACAGCTTCTTGAGGAGCGGCGCGAACTTGGCCACCCACCACGGCTTGTAGTTGGTGATGAGGAGCTGCACCTCGCCGGCGAAGTGCGACGTGGAGAGGAAGAGCGGGATCATGACGTCCGTGTTGTCGTGGAAGAAGTTGTCGGTGTAGCCGGC belongs to Triticum urartu cultivar G1812 chromosome 7, Tu2.1, whole genome shotgun sequence and includes:
- the LOC125520289 gene encoding beta-1,2-xylosyltransferease XAX1-like, with protein sequence MASTAYARGSKPPAGPGERRQPRLAKELSRIEPKKLGIGLVAGCCLALLTYISFARLFAIYSPVFESTSMVMKNAPPASTAVPSTEEAVPVQKKIEVEGGEYLAGGGTEPKEPGFPEETKIEEKVETPAETESTQKEETAVTKPDGGDKTEEVKATMTCDENAVDEGFPYARPSVCELTGDVRVSPKEKTMFFVNPSGAGPFDDNGEKKIRPYARKDTFLLPGVVEVTIKSVASPVSAPACSRRHDVPAVVFSTAGYTDNFFHDNTDVMIPLFLSTSHFAGEVQLLITNYKPWWVAKFAPLLKKLSNYEVINFDKEADVHCFPGGQLGLYRDRDLIIGPHPTRNPRNLTMVDYNRFLRRAFGLPRDAPAVLGDKTAVRPKMLMIERKGTRKLLNLRAVQALCEELGFEVTVAEAGADVRAFAATVNAADVLLAVHGAGLTNQIFLPTGAVLVQIVPWGKMDWMATNFYGQPARDMQLRYVEYYVSEEETTLKDKYSRDHYVFKNPMQIHAQGWPALAEIVMKQDVMVNVTRFKPFLLKALDQLQD